In a genomic window of Telopea speciosissima isolate NSW1024214 ecotype Mountain lineage chromosome 5, Tspe_v1, whole genome shotgun sequence:
- the LOC122660939 gene encoding alcohol-forming fatty acyl-CoA reductase-like isoform X2 — protein MDFESIAKSLEHKNILITGTSGFLAKIFMEKVLRSQPNVKKLFILLRAENDTLAAQRLQNEVFGKKVFRVLKEEHGTGFGSFMSDKVTAVAGDISFENLGIKDSTLKEEMWGEINFIVNVAGNTTFDERYDVALSTNALGVKHICEFAKKCTKLELLFHVSTAYVTREREGIIFEKPFQKDETFGENHKLDVAVEQKLVQERLKGLQEEKATDEATKLAMQDLGLQRARLFGWANTYVFTKSIGEKLLGHLRGDLPVVILRPTIITSTYKEPFPGWIEGFRTIDSLIVSYGKGKLNHFLADPEAPLDVVPGDMVVNAMLATIAAHSCQRSQFIYHASTSTRNPLKNNAVVEFSYQYFSKNPCLGRDGMPVRVTKGSLLPTKASFNNLMTLQYKLPIQVLRVMNALSFQSLDNLYCNLNRKYNLITRFVELYEHFAFFKARFDDSNLEKLRVNTTDDNIASMKFYLDPKCINWEDYFINVHIPGLVQHSIK, from the exons ATGGATTTTGAAAGTATAGCAAAATCTCTGGAGCACAAGAACATCTTGATCACTGGTACTAGTGGGTTCCTAGCAAAAA TTTTCATGGAGAAAGTTCTTAGGTCTCAACCTAATGTCAAGAAGCTTTTTATCTTGTTAAGAGCAGAGAATGATACATTAGCTGCACAAAGACTGCAAAATGAAGTAT TTGGGAAGAAAGTATTTCGGGTTTTGAAAGAGGAACATGGAACCGGTTTCGGTTCGTTTATGTCGGATAAAGTGACTGCTGTTGCCGGTGACATCTCCTTTGAGAATTTGGGTATAAAAGACTCCACTCTGAAGGAAGAGATGTGGGGAGAAATCAACTTCATCGTCAATGTTGCAGGGAATACCACCTTTGATGAGAG ATATGATGTTGCTTTAAGCACCAATGCCCTTGGAGTTAAGCACATCTGTGAGTTTGCAAAGAAATGCACTAAACTAGAATTGCttttccatgtttcaacag CTTATGTCACTagagaaagggaaggaatcATATTTGAAAAACCATTCCAAAAGGATGAAACTTTTGGTGAAAACCATAAGCTTGATGTTGCAGTAGAGCAAAAACTAGTCCAAGAAAGATTAAAGGGACTTCAAGAAGAGAAAGCTACAGATGAAGCCACAAAGCTTGCCATGCAAGATCTGGGGTTACAAAG GGCTAGATTATTTGGCTGGGCAAACACATACGTCTTCACGAAGTCAATCGGAGAGAAGCTTCTCGGCCATCTCCGAGGGGATCTACCTGTCGTTATCTTACGTCCTACCATTATCACAAGCACTTACAAAGAACCATTCCCCGGTTGGATTGAAGGCTTCAG GACCATTGATTCTCTGATTGTGAGCTACGGCAAGGGGAAATTGAATCACTTCCTAGCAGATCCTGAGGCGCCACTAGATGTG GTTCCTGGAGATATGGTCGTAAATGCAATGTTAGCAACAATTGCCGCTCATTCTTGTCAACGTTCTCAATTCATCTATCATGCTAGCACATCTACAAGGAATCCACTGAAGAACAATGCAGTAGTTGAATTTAGTTACCAGTACTTCTCCAAGAATCCATGTCTTGGAAGGGATGGAATGCCTGTTAGGGTTACCAAAGGTTCTCTACTTCCAACAAAGGCTAGCTTCAACAACCTCATGACTCTACAATATAAGCTACCAATACAG GTCTTGCGAGTTATGAATGCATTATCTTTCCAATCTTTGGACAATCTATATTGCAATCTCAACCGGAAATACAACCTAATAACGCGTTTTGTTGAACTCTACGAGCATTTTGCCTTTTTCAAAGCAAG ATTTGATGACTCAAACTTGGAGAAATTGAGAGTGAATACAACAGATGATAACATAGCTTCcatgaaattttatttagatCCAAAGTGCATCAATTGGGAAGATTACTTCATCAATGTTCACATTCCTGGCCTTGTTCAACACTCAATCAAATGA
- the LOC122663279 gene encoding putative disease resistance RPP13-like protein 1, translated as MIQALSDEAEVKQFTNVAVKLWLGQLKQLLYDAEDILDEYATELLRLKLESAHRIQQEIKRIESEGRYTCESLQRMELESEYQTQPHQTQQVRNPVPLAQGEISISSLLESGNISEIKGINEWFGSKLRDINERLKSVAQEGVTLGLNLSTSNQRVQRPPTSSLVISSKVFGREQDMWKIVKWLLSNKTPSLGDHDNNFSVLPIVGMGGIGKTTLAQLVYNHETVKKHFGVKAWVCVSEDFDVVKLTKGILESATGSSPNFDSLDLLQEKLKEALSNKRFLLVLDDMWNENYERWDALSTAFAFGKPGSKILVTTRNKGVASMVRTDLNDHDHDLKGLSDEACLALVRRHAFMNGNSSDDVNEKLEIFGQDILKKCKGLPLAVKTLAGILRDKREKSEWKDILENEIWDVEGSTEILPSLVLSYHHLPPHLKRCFAYCALFPKDYEFDKIELVRLWMAEGIVQPKGTKRLEDIGVGYFDDLFMRSFFDLSNRTSDNPYKPCSIWRRYDELSSEDELRLNRVFYWNIERHDDEHFYDDLSECLAIKSFSELSNNISGSSKLFVMHDLIHDLAHFVSGEIYCRREDDKPAKILTATRHLSLIGILSDVTEEEATYVDIDASKDVKVRKFRDVKENKSLRTLLMDGPRYLDMSFITTTLQFLRVLRWTCSNKFNGPMAHSIGNLKHLRLLDLSKSDIGTLPDSIGSLYNLQTLNLTKCHHLRELPKDMGDLVNLRHLFLPLSFFRRMPLRCGSLTNLQTLSLFCVGSDTGDCSGIEELRDLSQLRGKLEIAQLENVGHNWTKAMEAHLKNKPHLRELQLSWTSRYNRIKDFFLGSQDEKAEEHVFDQLQPHTNLEMLRIVNYGGTRFPSWVGHPSFSNLVGVKLIGCDKCIFLPSLGQLPSLKYLMIDSCNAVKSAGCELYGDNSSVNKQFRSLETLVIHNMIELEEWTEVVKEEQGGEEFPCLHKLVIRDCPKLTWFSHRFSRLVTLVIENCSELQKLPHLLPSLQELRIAKCEKLAILPNLPSIQRLALLALLALEECHQMTTLCDSQRPSSSSSSSSSPHVCNSNVEEYGEGKFRCLHELYIFHCPNMIKLPHTLPSLVKLRIEACEKLTFLPILPSIKRLGLEQCNGMVLESLGLHNLTSLSYLYIGGCPALVSIPKGLLPTNLRGFFIDNCPILESLHDGLSDLTSLKWLHIGRMTDVKSMSE; from the exons ATGATTCAGGCCTTATCTGATGAAGCTGAAGTGAAGCAGTTCACCAATGTTGCTGTGAAACTATGGCTTGGCCAACTCAAACAACTCCTTTATGATGCGGAGGACATACTGGATGAGTATGCCACTGAACTTCTACGCCTGAAATTGGAATCAGCTCACCGAATCCAACAG GAAATTAAGAGGATTGAATCAGAAGGAAGGTATACCTGCGAGAGTTTACAAAGGATGGAATTGGAATCTGAATATCAGACCCAACCTCACCAAACCCAACAGGTACGCAACCCTGTTCCTCTCGCTCAAGGTGAAATTAGTATTTCATCTTTGTTGGAGTCTGGTAACATATCTGAGATTAAAGGCATCAATGAGTGGTTTGGATCAAAGCTAAGGGATATCAATGAGAGGTTGAAAAGTGTAGCACAAGAAGGTGTTACTCTAGGTTTGAACTTGAGCACCTCAAACCAGAGGGTCCAAAGGCCACCGACGAGTTCTTTGGTGATTAGTTCTAAAGTTTTTGGCAGAGAGCAAGATATGTGGAAGATTGTTAAATGGTTGCTATCAAACAAAACTCCAAGTCTTGGTGACCATGATAATAATTTCTCGGTACTGCCCATAGTTGGAATGGGTGGGATTGGAAAGACGACCCTTGCTCAACTTGTTTATAACCATGAGACAGTTAAGAAACATTTTGGTGTGAAAGCTTGGGTCTGTGTATCGGAAGACTTTGACGTGGTAAAGTTAACCAAAGGAATTCTCGAGTCAGCCACTGGATCATCCCCTAATTTTGATTCACTAGACCTGCTACAGGAGAAGCTGAAGGAAGCATTGAGCAATAAAAGATTCTTATTGGTTCTGGATGACATGTGGAATGAGAACTACGAGAGATGGGATGCCTTAAGCACCGCCTTTGCATTTGGTAAACCAGGAAGCAAGATATTGGTTACAACACGGAACAAAGGTGTGGCATCAATGGTGCGCACTGATCTGAATGATCATGATCATGATCTTAAAGGTTTGTCAGATGAGGCTTGTTTAGCACTGGTTAGAAGGCACGCTTTCATGAATGGAAATTCATCTGATGATGTAAATGAAAAGTTGGAAATATTTGGACAAGATATTTTGAAGAAATGTAAGGGTTTACCTTTGGCTGTAAAGACACTTGCTGGCATCTTGCGAGATAAAAGGGAGAAGAGTGAGTGGAAAGATATTTTGGAGAATGAAATATGGGATGTAGAAGGGAGTACTGAGATCCTTCCGTCACTTGTGTTGAGCTACCATCATCTTCCTCCGCATCTAAAGAGGTGCTTTGCATATTGTGCTTTATTTCCCAAGGACTATGAATTTGACAAGATTGAGTTGGTGAGATTATGGATGGCAGAAGGTATTGTGCAACCAAAAGGAACAAAACGGCTTGAAGATATAGGAGTAGGGTACTTCGACGATCTCTTTATGAGGTCATTCTTTGACCTATCTAATCGTACTTCTGATAATCCATACAAACCCTGTTCGATATGGAGGCGCTATGATGAATTATCATCTGAAGACGAATTACGACTTAACCGTGTTTTCTACTGGAACATTGAGAGGCATGATGATGAGcatttttatgatgatttaTCAGAGTGTCTTGCTATCAAGTCCTtttctgagttatccaataatATTTCAGGATCATCAAAGCTGTTTGTGATGCATGATCTCATTCATGATTTAGCGCATTTTGTTTCAGGTGAAATTTACTGTAGGAGAGAGGATGATAAGCCAGCCAAAATTCTCACGGCAACTCGTCACTTGTCGTTGATTGGTATTTTATCGGATGTCACCGAAGAGGAGGCAACATATGTTGATATTGACGCATCCAAGGATGTCAAGGTGAGAAAGTTTAGGGACGTCAAAGAAAACAAGAGCTTACGCACCCTTCTAATGGATGGACCGAGATATCTTGATATGTCGTTTATCACCACTACACTCCAATTCCTGCGTGTCCTTCGTTGGACTTGCTCAAATAAATTTAATGGTCCTATGGCTCATTCAATTGGAAATTTGAAACATCTACGGCTTCTTGATCTCTCAAAGTCTGATATTGGGACCTTACCTGATTCAATTGGAAGTTTGTATAATTTACAAACATTGAACCTAACTAAATGCCACCATCTTAGAGAGTTGCCTAAAGATATGGGTGACCTTGTAAACCTTCgccatctctttctccctctttcattTTTTAGAAGAATGCCATTGCGATGTGGAAGTTTGACTAATCTTCAAACATTAAGTCTATTCTGTGTGGGTTCTGATACTGGGGACTGTAGTGGAATTGAAGAGTTGAGGGATTTGTCCCAACTTCGGGGGAAACTAGAAATTGCACAATTGGAAAATGTAGGCCATAATTGGACAAAGGCCATGGAGGCCCATTTAAAGAATAAGCCACACCTTCGCGAGTTACAGTTGTCTTGGACTTCGCGTTATAACAGAATCAAGGATTTCTTTCTTGGTTCACAAGATGAAAAGGCTGAGGAGCATGTATTTGATCAGCTGCAACCTCATACCAATCTAGAAATGCTAAGAATTGTCAACTATGGTGGTACAAGATTTCCAAGTTGGGTAGGCCACCCTTCTTTCTCTAATTTAGTGGGTGTGAAACTCATTGGTTGTGATAAATGCATATTCCTGCCTTCTTTAGGGCAACTACCTTCGCTCAAATACCTCATGATCGACAGCTGCAATGCTGTAAAAAGTGCAGGATGTGAATTATATGGGGATAATTCATCAGTTAATAAGCAGTTTCGGTCATTGGAGACACTGGTGATTCATAATATGATCGAGTTGGAGGAGTGGACTGAGGTGGTTAAAGAAGAACAAGGTGGAGAAGAATTCCCTTGCTTGCATAAGCTAGTGATAAGAGATTGCCCCAAGTTGACATGGTTCTCTCATCGCTTTTCTCGCCTGGTAACACTGGTAATAGAAAATTGTAGTGAACTACAAAAActtccccatcttcttccttcattgCAAGAGCTGAGGATAGCAAAATGTGAAAAATTGGCTATCCTTCCGAACCTTCCATCTATTCAGAGGTTGGCGTTGTTGGCATTGTTGGCATTGGAGGAATGTCACCAGATGACAACATTGTGTGATTCTCAGcgtccatcatcatcatcatcatcatcatcttcaccaCATGTTTGTAACTCAAATGTCGAGGAatatggtgaaggaaaattccGTTGCCTCCATGAGCTATATATCTTTCACTGTCCTAACATGATAAAATTACCACATACCCTTCCTTCCTTGGTAAAACTCAGGATAGAAGCTTGTGAAAAACTCACTTTTCTTCCAATCCTTCCATCAATCAAGAGGCTGGGGTTGGAGCAATGCAATGGAATGGTACTTGAGAGCTTGGGCCTTCATAATCTCACCTCTCTTTCCTATCTCTACATTGGTGGATGTCCTGCTCTCGTGTCCATTCCAAAGGGCCTACTTCCTACCAATCTTAGGGGATTTTTCATCGACAATTGCCCAATTCTGGAATCCTTACATGATGGACTCTCTGATCTAACCTCTCTTAAATGGTTGCATATCGG tAGAATGACAGATGTGAAGAGCATGAGTGAATGA
- the LOC122660939 gene encoding alcohol-forming fatty acyl-CoA reductase-like isoform X1 has translation MDFESIAKSLEHKNILITGTSGFLAKIFMEKVLRSQPNVKKLFILLRAENDTLAAQRLQNEVIGKKVFRVLKEEHGTGFGSFMSDKVTAVAGDISFENLGIKDSTLKEEMWGEINFIVNVAGNTTFDERYDVALSTNALGVKHICEFAKKCTKLELLFHVSTAYVTREREGIIFEKPFQKDETFGENHKLDVAVEQKLVQERLKGLQEEKATDEATKLAMQDLGLQRARLFGWANTYVFTKSIGEKLLGHLRGDLPVVILRPTIITSTYKEPFPGWIEGFRTIDSLIVSYGKGKLNHFLADPEAPLDVVPGDMVVNAMLATIAAHSCQRSQFIYHASTSTRNPLKNNAVVEFSYQYFSKNPCLGRDGMPVRVTKGSLLPTKASFNNLMTLQYKLPIQVLRVMNALSFQSLDNLYCNLNRKYNLITRFVELYEHFAFFKARFDDSNLEKLRVNTTDDNIASMKFYLDPKCINWEDYFINVHIPGLVQHSIK, from the exons ATGGATTTTGAAAGTATAGCAAAATCTCTGGAGCACAAGAACATCTTGATCACTGGTACTAGTGGGTTCCTAGCAAAAA TTTTCATGGAGAAAGTTCTTAGGTCTCAACCTAATGTCAAGAAGCTTTTTATCTTGTTAAGAGCAGAGAATGATACATTAGCTGCACAAAGACTGCAAAATGAA GTGATTGGGAAGAAAGTATTTCGGGTTTTGAAAGAGGAACATGGAACCGGTTTCGGTTCGTTTATGTCGGATAAAGTGACTGCTGTTGCCGGTGACATCTCCTTTGAGAATTTGGGTATAAAAGACTCCACTCTGAAGGAAGAGATGTGGGGAGAAATCAACTTCATCGTCAATGTTGCAGGGAATACCACCTTTGATGAGAG ATATGATGTTGCTTTAAGCACCAATGCCCTTGGAGTTAAGCACATCTGTGAGTTTGCAAAGAAATGCACTAAACTAGAATTGCttttccatgtttcaacag CTTATGTCACTagagaaagggaaggaatcATATTTGAAAAACCATTCCAAAAGGATGAAACTTTTGGTGAAAACCATAAGCTTGATGTTGCAGTAGAGCAAAAACTAGTCCAAGAAAGATTAAAGGGACTTCAAGAAGAGAAAGCTACAGATGAAGCCACAAAGCTTGCCATGCAAGATCTGGGGTTACAAAG GGCTAGATTATTTGGCTGGGCAAACACATACGTCTTCACGAAGTCAATCGGAGAGAAGCTTCTCGGCCATCTCCGAGGGGATCTACCTGTCGTTATCTTACGTCCTACCATTATCACAAGCACTTACAAAGAACCATTCCCCGGTTGGATTGAAGGCTTCAG GACCATTGATTCTCTGATTGTGAGCTACGGCAAGGGGAAATTGAATCACTTCCTAGCAGATCCTGAGGCGCCACTAGATGTG GTTCCTGGAGATATGGTCGTAAATGCAATGTTAGCAACAATTGCCGCTCATTCTTGTCAACGTTCTCAATTCATCTATCATGCTAGCACATCTACAAGGAATCCACTGAAGAACAATGCAGTAGTTGAATTTAGTTACCAGTACTTCTCCAAGAATCCATGTCTTGGAAGGGATGGAATGCCTGTTAGGGTTACCAAAGGTTCTCTACTTCCAACAAAGGCTAGCTTCAACAACCTCATGACTCTACAATATAAGCTACCAATACAG GTCTTGCGAGTTATGAATGCATTATCTTTCCAATCTTTGGACAATCTATATTGCAATCTCAACCGGAAATACAACCTAATAACGCGTTTTGTTGAACTCTACGAGCATTTTGCCTTTTTCAAAGCAAG ATTTGATGACTCAAACTTGGAGAAATTGAGAGTGAATACAACAGATGATAACATAGCTTCcatgaaattttatttagatCCAAAGTGCATCAATTGGGAAGATTACTTCATCAATGTTCACATTCCTGGCCTTGTTCAACACTCAATCAAATGA